The nucleotide window TTTTATACTGTGGACATTAAGGAAAAATGGAGGTACAAGGAACATATGAATGGGCATATAAAACAAGAGTAAATGAGCAATTAGTTGTATTTAACTGACATTATATAGATCTGCTAGCTGCACATATAAAAGAAGAGCAATTAGTGGTGGCATTGATCATCATGGGTGTTTATAGATTCGCTTTGATGACCTTTgttaaattaaaaccaaaagaTACATAATTGCAAACAAGAAAATCTGCAGAAAAGATGGATGAACGtcaaaaactaataaaatacgAATTAAGGAGATTTGTTAAAACCTTAAACTTTAATTAATCATATATTTCAATCATTTgtctatattttttaattatatatccGGACGTACGAAAGTTTGTAATGATATATCTCACTTGACAAATAATCGTGGGGGCACAAAAAATCTGCAGAATCCTAAAAGAGCCAAATTAATGAAAAGTTAGAAAAAGAGAGCAATTTTTAATTAACGTAGTACAATGACAGTGGGGAATGGGGATTACATCGCGACTGtgtttcagagagagagagagagaagaggaccTAGGGAGAGGGGGAGAAGTTGGAGAGGAGATTGTTGTATTTTATTACCACACGATATTTAGTGTCTAATAAGTTTTAGAGGTGGAGAGATTATGGGTTAAAGTTACTGATCCCGATCAGAACATCATCACTCAAATACTAATTTGAGTATAccatttagggttttaattttgttCTTCGTGTATTTCATATCAAACTAATTTACTGTCCTTTGACTACTCTCGACCTCATAAGTTtaccttcttctctctttttaacTATAATTTTTGGGGAATTAATtcgaccaaaaacaaaaaaacaacaacTATAATCTTTGGGGGTATATCATGTACATTGACAAATTGAGTAACTAATTGAGTTTTTCTTCATTTAATTGGAGTTAATTTTTATGATGTGGACGTACTTAATTAACCATGAATAGAAATTGAATATAATTTTTCTTCATCTACTACTTACCCTTCGATTAATTCTGAAATTGGCCAAAGGAATAAAACATGCATCAAGAGAAATGCATGGTAGAACTTGATTCATCATCATTTCCTCCGGATCCCTTACTTGGActtggcttcttcttcttcttcttataagGAATCCCTCTTGCCTTAGCTTGGCACTCCCTGACCTCCCTCAGGTAAACCCTGATTGCACCGCTAGCGAAAGGGTTGTTCTCCGGGGATCCTCCATTTTCTTCGTAGGCCGCCCTCAGCCTCCCTATGAGAGCATCCAGGCTGCCCCAGGCTTGCCTAAGTGGACATGTGCAAGGGGCAGGAGGCTCAGGCTGCCCATAAAACATGCAGCCCTGGAGATGAACTTTGGTCTTCCCAAACTGGTCCAGATACCTAAGAAACTCCAGCACATGGTTGTAATTGCACTGAGACAGCGCCACTGGAGGCCTCTGGTTCTTCAAGTACTGACCAAAAGTGTTCCAGTCCCTTCTCTTCTGGGACTCATAGCGGCTTGGTGTGGCCGGCTGCTGCTGATCATCATTCGGAGAACCTCCAGCAGACGATCCTTCGACGAAATCTTTTCCCCTTTCTCTAGACATAGAATCAGACATAGAGTTGTGATGAAAGATCAATTAATGAATATTCCAGATcaaccttttttttgttttgctaaATAAAGGAACGAAGACTGAAGGGTAGGAGGTGAAAGGAATAGGGagagaaaaatcaaagaggGGAGGAAAGATTGAAATCACATTATGGGCCCAGTGATGAGAAGACATCCCATGGGGCCGGGGCCATATGATGCTTTCTGttcatttttcttcatcttttcagttATATTCTTCTTTTCAAATATTGTTATTACCTTAGCGGTACATTTTGATATAAGGTTACAAATTTGCTGtcttttgaaactcaaaaaatttctaCACTGACAGCAAGCAACATTCGTGTTATTGTTTTACGTATTATCTAAATTACGATTTGatagaattttttttgtcaactaaAAGAGAATAAAAAGATTATTTATAATTATAAGGTAAACTATAAAATTAATAGTTACATTTAtaagataaattaataataagcAATTATATGTGTTCTAATTTGAGTAACATAATAAAAAATACGTACATAGTTATTATGTCACCATTCTCAAAACTGGTCATAATTCGCTAGATGTTATAAATTCGCTGGTTATGCAATGGAAATGCTCATAATCCAAAAAACTATTATTGCTTGGGAGAATCCATTTGCAATACTGTTTATATTTGACTTATTCAGGGGACGAGTATAATTGAAAGAGATCTGctacaaaggaaaaacactGTTGCTAGTTTGGATGCTTCTGCcaacaaaaaattgaatcttATTAAGAAGATTTAAtttgaataaataaacaaaataggCACGACATAGAAAGTGAACAAATTAACAACGAACAAAGCCTGTTGCTAGTTTGGATGCTTCtgccaacaaaaaaatttaaggtAAGTTACATAAAATTGCCTTAACTATTGAACCAATCATAGTTTCATACCCTATCTTTAAAcaatttcaatgtcatacctcatctcacgaatttgttacaatttcacACATTCCGTCAGTTTATCTGTCACTTCTTCCGTTAAATAGTGACATGGCTTGAGACAGAGCTCACTctctgttaaaaaattaattgaatattaagaactaaaaaattaaaatcttttttttttttgcatggggGATCCAGCCCTTATCCTCCTCACCCTTCTTCCCCGCTCCCGTCTTCCCCCAACCCAAAATCAGAACCACCCCAAACCCAGATTCCACCCACACCAACATCTCCCCCACCTGAAATCACATCCTTCATATGCAACCCGACCTTGTTCCCCAACGCTTCTAGGTCATCCTTGCCGTTGTTCGATCAATATATCACTGAGAAACCTGCGGGTCTGAGCTTTTCGGGTATATCAAATTTCATGGACGGGCTGTTGAATTTGTGTTGCGCCGAGGAGAGAGTCATGGTGTTCACGATGAATTCGAAAGACCACTTTAACCTGGCCTTTCTTTCACCTGGTTAGATCGACGTCCACATCCACTTTCCACTATGTGATTTCAAAGCATTCAAAAATCTAGCGACGAGTTATCTCAGAGTGAAGAAGCACAAACATTTCCTGAAGGTGGAGGAGATTTTCCTAAGCAGGTTGAGTTTGAGTTAGGCGGAGATCAGCAAGTTGATGATTGCAAACTGGAACTTGCCAAGTAGGGCGATTAAGCTGGTCATCACGTCTTTGCGGACAGACGGCGGTGGGAGGAGCACGTGAGTGTTAGGAAGGCGAGTTGGGTTTGATACTGGGTCGAGAAAGTCCAAATCGGGTGAACCCGGCAGGGCATCTTGGGGGGAAAGCGGTGTTCCTGTGGTTAGGGATATTAGGAAGCGTTGGTGAGGGTGACCTGGAAGCGTTGGCGGGGAAGGATGTGATTTCAGGTGGGGGAGATGTTGGCGCgggtgggatttgggtttgggGTGGTTCTGGTTTTAGGTTGGGGGAAGACAGGAGCAGAAAAGAAGGGTGAGGGGGATAAGGGGTGGGTCtcccatgcaaaaaaaaaaaaaagattaaatgattttatttttattagtttttaatatttaattaatttttttaatagagagtGGGCCCTGTCTTAAGCCACGTCACTATCTAACGGAAGAAGTAACAGACAAATTAACGGAAGGTATAAAATTGTAataaattcgtaagatgaggtataacattgatattttttaaagataaggtatgaaactgtgactggctcaatagttgaggtaattttatgtaatttatccaaAAACTTAATCTTATTAAGAAGATTTGATTTGAATAAATAAACATAATAGGTACAATATAGAAAGTGAACAAATAAACAACGAACAAAGCTCACTCTGGAATGTACTTGTGCCTTCATTCATATATTACTcatttggacaattttcaaaataattgaaAGTAGTTTTGGTGCAATTggttttgagtttcaaaagcacgttaagtatttttttttagaataagTACCATATATGTGCTTCGTGCATAAAGTAATTAAGATGTTTTTCCAgaattcatttgaatttttattaaggattgcttgcaaaaacatttttatcaaaaacattttcaatcattttaaaagcactttcaaacgaACTCttaaagtttttttattttttttatttttttattttttacaaaagaGGACGAGCTAATGCCTTTGCCACGTCCATCCTTCCAAACAAACTCTTAGTGTTTTGGATGcttgttttcttatttactTAGTTAAGCAATACTTTAATTAATCCATAAATTATTGCAAGGGAGATCAAACTTGAATACAAGTGTAAGAGCAAAACTACTAATTAAGTTATCTTGACTACtgtttttgggttcatgttaaTTAATCATGCATGATCTCTTATTTtcgttatttattttgtattttctcTCTCACTACTtcaatttttctcattttattaatAGCTCGCCAATTAGCGCATGCTTCATGCTTATACGAAGTTAACACTAGTTTATAGTTAAATGATCACAACTTGGCAAATCAAGTCTACTATTGAATACATAATTCATCGAAATTTTTCTTACAAATATTGCTATCACAAATTTCCAAGTAAGACAGTGGATGCAATAATTGTACTTGGGCATCGTTATCGTCCAATTTTCTAATCATGTTACAAATTAAATAGGTATTATAATTGACTACTAAGAACCGTAAACATCATTGGTATGATTAAACTTTTAAAAATGATAACAAcaacattaaaaaaacaaaattatcataataataataataataaaacatttaAGAATTTGTTAGAGCATACTAATTGTAATTAACATTTTTTAGCCTAAGCCTCTGTGCGTAGTATAACAATGTAAACAAGTTAAGCGTTAGATGTTAGATTTGGTACTTCTACTCAGGCTATTCATGTAgaataaaataacttttttcataatttttttcttaattgttGTTTAAGGGGCTTTGGAGAAGTAGCTTTCCATACTGAATCGTTGTGATTATAGAGTTCATCCAAGTTGGAAAGTTTGACTAAAGACCATGCATGCACGCCTTCTAGATGTTTAGGCATATTCTTTACACCTCTTTCAACTTGATTTGATGAGTCTTAACGTGCTTAATTAAATACACATGAAATTTTAGGAGCACAGTTTTCAAGCAGATGAGAAATTCTAAAGCAGGTTTTGGTCTGCGTTTGGGGTCACGAGTAGACCTTAGCGGGTAGACCTTAGCGGCGCTCCAGCGGATTCCACGAATTTGAGtcatttgttttcaaattttcactcTTTTTGACTGAGTTTTTCTATCCTATTTTTATTGGGTTTTCTTCTAATTCTAGAGGGTAAGAACTCACATATGCTAATTTagataaaattatttttgtacttcatatatatacatatttcaGTGAGTTTATCGTGCATATCATCATGTTTCTAGAAAATTTGTTCAAGGGTTTCATTATAATTCAATACATATCTTGAGGTTACGCGTGGTGGACGATTCTGTGGAGTACAATCGTTAAGCAGAATTGCAATGTCACAAAAGAAGATGTAGCGGCTaggtaaatcctagattagtcTGAAAAGGTAACCTTGGTACGGTGGCTCCCCTGCACTCCGTTGACGAAACTCGACAAAGACCACCACCATATTAAAACCTACTCCTCACCACAAACTCATCCCTAACATTCATTTCACAAAATTCGAACCACAACCCTCTGAAAGCACGAGCTCGACCACGGTTCAATTTTCTGGTGTTGTTCTTGTTAGAATTcctttgtcccacatcggccagaaGATTTGAGAACaagtcatttatatagaattacctCACTCTAACTAGCACTGAggccttttgtattaaaactccacacctgacggattgagcaGATGGCcaagtggggacaatatcggtgttgttggaatgGGCCCATGGCCCGTCTACCTTAAATTTAAGAGTTCTCATCATTCCAGTGACAGTAAGTCTTGAAGACGTCTCCAATCATTACCTCTCGTAGAGGAGAGTTATGAtctttagattgcatcatgTAGTTTGAATaggtttttttaaatatttactaGTATACATTAAGGGGAGGGGGGAGAGTTTAAAACTATTACATTAAATTATGGTAAGGGGAGTTTCTCTCGACATTTAGGTAATCATTACCTCTCGTAGAGTAGAGTTATGatctttagattgcattatgTAGTTTGAATaggtttttttaaatatttactaGTATACATTAAGGGGAGGGGGGAGAGTTTAAAACTATTACATTAAATTATGGTAAGGGGAGTTTCTCTCGACATTTAGGTTAAGCATTTATTTAGAATTCAAGGTTAGGAGTTTAGTGTTTGGAGTTTACACTATAGAGTTCATATGAGGATATGAGGATATATTAGTTGAGCATTATCAAGAAAAAtcacttaatactacaatttaatagttaatttaAATATTATCACGAAGACTATATCAAGCTATATAGTGTGTGGCACCATTTGCCTGCCACATGGTGAATAATGATAGATGTGATAGTACGAGGCAACGATGCGGCGGTGCTCATCCATCAAGACCTCCTCACCTCCTCAACTGCAAAACACTTCTCCTCGCTACGAACCATCCGGATTGCAGACAACGAAACAGACTCCATTTGAAGAGGTGAAAAAAGGAATTTAGGGTTTAAGAGTTTAGTATTCAGTGTTAAGCGTTGACAAGTTATAATTTCGAGTTTTGTTCATATGACTTCGTAGCATAACCTTCACTTATTACGACAAAACCTAAGAGGAAAACTGGAAAAGGAATACGAAAACTTGGAGCATTGTTGGCTCGCTTTGAATTTTGAGTGAGAACAAAGATTAGGTTAGGCATGTGAAGAAATTTTGGCACTAAATTCTACTTGCCATGATTTGAGAGGGAGTAAACCTAAGGTACACGTCAATATGACGGATCGATATGACAGCCGATCTGCCAATCCTGTCCCACGCGGAAAGATAGATGCCTGGCCTTTTGCCGAAGTCTATCGGTACGGGCGTAAACAGTTATGTCCTCAGATTCTTCATAACCGTTGAATTTGTGATCAATGGTCCttataattttgtaaaaatgcaTGATTAACAGTTCAAATGAATGAttcattgataaaaaaataaaattaacccattaatgctattttttttttttaagtagtgttttcacactttttttacttctcacatactcttgttaatttttctaaatttattCGATTTGACAGCCAAAAACTAAGAGTGGTGcttgagaagtaaaaatgagtttaTAGATAGCACTCTTAAAATGCATATAAAGATTAGGTGAACCAGGACTAGTATTACACATgaaattgtttgatttctttACTGGACATTCTCTAGGACCTTCTAAGTTTGTCATTAGTACAAAGACTAGTATTACACAGGAAATTACAACCGCTTATAAAGATTGGGTGAACAAGGACTTGGCCTTACTTAGTCTTCTTATTGTTACACTTTCAGATGATATAATGGAGCATGTCATTGGTTGCAAAATTTTACATGAAGCTTAAAGTCTGAATTCAATACTGCACAAAAAGGTGGTGATTCAGTGGACAAattcttgttaaaattgaaaGGTATACGGATCAATTAGTCTCTGATGGTGAGAATATCACTGATAATGACTTCATTATAGCAATTTTGCATGGTttacttgctgattttgatatGATCAAGATTGTAATTCTTGCAAGGGATTCAAATATGTCCTTAAAGGATTACAGggctcaactttttgggcttaAGGCTACTATTGAATCAAGGATGCATTCCTTGATTAATTCTATGTTAGCTATGTATATACAAGGACAGGGATTTAATTCTCACATATTCCAAGGAGGTTATCAAAGATTTGAGCAGAGAGAGAGTTCAAATTCACAAAGATATTATTCATGGCTAGAATTTCCGTTGGGGATGTTTCCTAGCAGacaagcacacagctccccgagaggttggcgccggttgatgctttctgtcgggcttctgctcaCTGGCGGGCTCGTCGGGCAAATCTTGTCAggcaaggcttgtcgggcaaggctgaaagagaaggacagggttaactttgaaatgtgcctttgtagggccttaggtgtaggccttgaggctcacaatcaagattaacttttaggtgttcaagcgtgccactgccatctttagcatggcagatgtaaaacagatgttgaGTTTTAATTGTACATATACCCGATAGGCTGTTTTAGttatgaaatgtgcctttgtggggccttaggtgtaggccttgggGTTCTCAATCAATAATTAACccagtactcgaacatataatgtttgtttcatTGCTCGCAGAAGTGTTATGACTATTATACTTCTAATTACCCAAGCCCGAAAAGCAGAAttaatccaaataggtgcctttgtagggccttaggtgtagaccTTGAGGGTTCCCATCAGAATTACTTCTATACTCAAATGTTCtacgataatcataatataacagcaATAAAACTAAGGaaataggtcgattacttgtgccccaagtaacttcggacttcttgttatcaaagactgttgtggatgggttaagtccacataaggttcttttttatgccttgagaccaaggacttttgaatgatcaatcttacatgcccgagggtttagaacttagatcttATTTAAGTTGTGACTACATATTCTAATCGAATTCAAGCACTGATGAGTCTTTTAATCATCAACTTGCTAGAACTAACTTGGATACaaatggaagtatacaacatattactagacttatgaatgaaaagacaaaaacaaagagggttgagcaaggtttcaccttgtcgggcaagactggtcgtcttgcaacttcctatctatGTGATTTATAGAAAGGCTTGAGAGCTTAGAAAGAGAGATATGGGGATGAGTTTACAGAAGGAAATCAATACTACATCAAGATTTatacaaggtagcagagcttttacaaaggctttgggtgagggttgatcccgaaagggatgaaggcttagGCTGACTACAACTTTGTTAAAAGCAAAtatggcttgagcagagtttgtacttgtatttgtttgtttgtttgagtgtctcgttctctgatttctctttcttcttttatagacagtttggc belongs to Malus sylvestris chromosome 17, drMalSylv7.2, whole genome shotgun sequence and includes:
- the LOC126612067 gene encoding protein LIGHT-DEPENDENT SHORT HYPOCOTYLS 10-like → MSDSMSRERGKDFVEGSSAGGSPNDDQQQPATPSRYESQKRRDWNTFGQYLKNQRPPVALSQCNYNHVLEFLRYLDQFGKTKVHLQGCMFYGQPEPPAPCTCPLRQAWGSLDALIGRLRAAYEENGGSPENNPFASGAIRVYLREVRECQAKARGIPYKKKKKKPSPSKGSGGNDDESSSTMHFS